A region from the Salvia splendens isolate huo1 chromosome 15, SspV2, whole genome shotgun sequence genome encodes:
- the LOC121767469 gene encoding pyrroline-5-carboxylate reductase-like isoform X1, which translates to MANIMPIPTESCKVGFIGAGKMAESIARGVVSSGVLPASQVRTAHLGARRTVFESFGVKVYDQNSQVVQDSDVVIFSVKPQVVKDVVMQLRPLLSEKQLLVSVVAGVKLKDLQEWAGHSRFIRVMPNTPAAVGVAASVITLGDAATKEDGELISNLFGAIGKVWTAQEKLFDAITGLSASGPAYIFLAIEALADGGVAAGLPRELSLGLASQMVLGAASMATSTGKHPGQLKDDVASPGGTTIAGIHELEKAGFRGILMNAVVAAAKRSQELSKN; encoded by the exons ATGGCCAACATTATGCCAATTCCTACTGAATCGTGCAAGGTTGGTTTCATTGGAGCTGGGAAAATGGCAGAGAGCATTGCCAGAGGTGTTGTCAGTTCAGGGGTTTTGCCGGCTTCCCAAGTCCGGACTGCTCATCTTGGCGCGAGGCGTACTGTCTTTGAATCATTTGGAGTCAAAGTCTATGATCAGAATAGTCAG GTAGTCCAAGATAGCGATGTAGTTATATTCTCTGTGAAACCTCAAGTTG TGAAAGACGTGGTGATGCAGTTAAGGCCACTCCTTTCAGAGAAGCAGCTTTTAGTGTCGGTTGTCGCTGGAGTCAAGCTAAAAGATTTGCAG GAGTGGGCAGGTCACAGCCGATTCATTAGGGTAATGCCCAACACCCCAGCTGCTGTTGGTGTAGCTGCGTCTG TTATTACTCTAGGGGATGCAGCAACCAAGGAAGATGGGGAATTGATCAGTAACTTATTTGGAGCAATTGGCAAAGTTTGGACAGCTCAGGAGAAGCTGTTTGATGCTATTACCGGCCTGAG TGCTAGTGGACCAGCATACATCTTCTTGGCGATTGAAGCTTTAGCCGATGGAGGCGTGGCTGCCGGTCTACCTCGTGAGCTCTCGCTTGGTCTGGCTTCTCAAATG GTACTGGGAGCAGCATCAATGGCAACAAGCACGGGCAAACACCCCGGCCAGCTCAAAGATGACGTGGCGTCGCCTGGTGGCACGACCATAGCCGGGATTCACGAGCTGGAAAAGGCAGGCTTTCGAGGAATTCTGATGAATGCGGTCGTCGCTGCTGCAAAGCGCAGCCAGGAGCTTTCTAAGAATTAG
- the LOC121767469 gene encoding pyrroline-5-carboxylate reductase-like isoform X2, translated as MANIMPIPTESCKVGFIGAGKMAESIARGVVSSGVLPASQVRTAHLGARRTVFESFGVKVYDQNSQVVQDSDVVIFSVKPQVVKDVVMQLRPLLSEKQLLVSVVAGVKLKDLQEWAGHSRFIRVMPNTPAAVGVAASVITLGDAATKEDGELISNLFGAIGKVWTAQEKLFDAITGLSASGPAYIFLAIEALADGGVAAGLPRELSLGLASQMHQWQQARANTPASSKMTWRRLVARP; from the exons ATGGCCAACATTATGCCAATTCCTACTGAATCGTGCAAGGTTGGTTTCATTGGAGCTGGGAAAATGGCAGAGAGCATTGCCAGAGGTGTTGTCAGTTCAGGGGTTTTGCCGGCTTCCCAAGTCCGGACTGCTCATCTTGGCGCGAGGCGTACTGTCTTTGAATCATTTGGAGTCAAAGTCTATGATCAGAATAGTCAG GTAGTCCAAGATAGCGATGTAGTTATATTCTCTGTGAAACCTCAAGTTG TGAAAGACGTGGTGATGCAGTTAAGGCCACTCCTTTCAGAGAAGCAGCTTTTAGTGTCGGTTGTCGCTGGAGTCAAGCTAAAAGATTTGCAG GAGTGGGCAGGTCACAGCCGATTCATTAGGGTAATGCCCAACACCCCAGCTGCTGTTGGTGTAGCTGCGTCTG TTATTACTCTAGGGGATGCAGCAACCAAGGAAGATGGGGAATTGATCAGTAACTTATTTGGAGCAATTGGCAAAGTTTGGACAGCTCAGGAGAAGCTGTTTGATGCTATTACCGGCCTGAG TGCTAGTGGACCAGCATACATCTTCTTGGCGATTGAAGCTTTAGCCGATGGAGGCGTGGCTGCCGGTCTACCTCGTGAGCTCTCGCTTGGTCTGGCTTCTCAAATG CATCAATGGCAACAAGCACGGGCAAACACCCCGGCCAGCTCAAAGATGACGTGGCGTCGCCTGGTGGCACGACCATAG